The Brachyspira hyodysenteriae ATCC 27164 genome includes a window with the following:
- a CDS encoding winged helix-turn-helix transcriptional regulator yields the protein MKKIKVSSEIGVTLYMIGGKYKPIILNYLIENKTKRFNEMMRYMKPISQRTLTNQLRELEEDGLISRKIYPEVPPKVEYSITKKGKSLYKILEAMCEWGEKNIDERFEITNPQCLEDD from the coding sequence ATGAAAAAGATTAAAGTATCATCAGAGATAGGTGTTACACTTTATATGATAGGCGGTAAATATAAGCCAATAATACTTAATTATCTTATAGAAAATAAAACAAAAAGATTTAATGAGATGATGCGTTATATGAAGCCTATATCTCAAAGAACATTAACTAATCAGCTTAGAGAGTTGGAAGAAGATGGACTCATAAGCAGAAAAATATATCCAGAAGTTCCTCCAAAGGTAGAATATTCAATTACTAAGAAAGGCAAATCATTATATAAAATATTAGAAGCTATGTGCGAATGGGGAGAGAAAAATATTGATGAGAGATTTGAAATTACTAATCCTCAATGTTTAGAAGATGATTAA
- a CDS encoding SDR family oxidoreductase, with protein sequence MKKLVVITGASSGIGMETAKKFSENGYPTLLISRRKEIMEKLNLKNSISVSADVTNLEEIKNAVKIAEEKYGKTDLLINCAGVMLLGNIDKQSYEEWKNMINVNVNGILTTTNVILPDMIKRNEGTIINISSIAGKKTFTNHGIYCGSKFAVHAITESIREEVADKNVRIIVIAPGVVETNLLSHTTDENIKSDYIEWKRSIGNGLNASDIVNCIEFAYNMPQDICVREIVIAKTKQVD encoded by the coding sequence ATGAAAAAATTAGTTGTAATTACAGGAGCAAGCTCAGGTATAGGAATGGAAACTGCTAAAAAATTTTCTGAAAATGGATATCCTACTCTATTAATATCAAGAAGAAAAGAAATAATGGAAAAATTAAATTTAAAAAATTCTATAAGTGTTTCTGCTGATGTTACAAATTTAGAAGAAATAAAAAATGCAGTAAAAATAGCTGAAGAAAAATATGGAAAAACAGATTTGCTTATAAATTGTGCAGGAGTTATGCTTTTAGGAAATATTGATAAACAAAGTTATGAAGAATGGAAAAACATGATTAATGTAAATGTTAATGGCATACTTACAACTACAAATGTTATACTTCCTGATATGATAAAAAGAAATGAAGGAACTATTATTAATATAAGTTCAATAGCTGGAAAAAAAACTTTCACAAATCATGGAATATACTGCGGAAGTAAATTTGCTGTACATGCTATTACAGAAAGTATAAGAGAAGAAGTTGCTGATAAAAATGTAAGGATAATAGTTATAGCTCCCGGAGTAGTAGAAACTAATCTTTTAAGCCATACTACAGATGAAAATATAAAATCTGATTATATTGAATGGAAAAGAAGTATAGGAAATGGACTTAATGCTTCTGATATTGTTAATTGTATAGAGTTTGCCTATAATATGCCTCAGGATATATGTGTAAGAGAAATTGTAATAGCAAAAACTAAACAAGTAGATTAA